Genomic segment of Cygnus olor isolate bCygOlo1 chromosome 20, bCygOlo1.pri.v2, whole genome shotgun sequence:
AATTACTACAGTGTGtttgtattcatttaaaaataataataaaagtaatttaaaaaacacaactaatTAATACAACATACCTGGTCCTTTTCCCACAGCAAATTGTAACGCTTGTTATTTATTGATTCTCGGACAAAATGTATGCCATAATCTGCTATCCGGAAGTTCAAATCTCCAAACCAGAAGAGaatgctaaaaaaaacaaaacaaaacaaaaaaaacacacacaggcAGAAGATTTGTAGAAATTCATTAACTCACGAGGGAAGAATTCAACAGGCACtatcaagaaaatgaaacattaaatagAAATATCAAACACATACTAGGACATGAAAACTAATGATTTGAAAGCTGTgtcatatatatttacataattttaatgAAGCCATTAACAATTAAATCTAGAATAGATATGAAATATCACTTTATCTGGCCTGGTAGTTTTAtgggtattaaaaaaaagcaaaaaacaccaacatctaaaacattttgtctcaactcatttttaaatagttctaTTATAATCCTTAGACTCCAGCATTACGTGGGGAATTCTCActtgaaaacaatgaaatatacaaataacttaataaaaaaatgttgaaagaaatGGTGAGACACTTGAGGTAAGCGTAATTCATATAACTACAGAAATCATCAATCAAGGATTTAAAGGCTGAGAAGCCCTCAGCTAGATACTAGAATTTTAACAGGAATAAAAACGTCCCAAAACGTAACAACACAAATCTCCTCCAAAAAcgggaggaaaacaaacatttaatagTGATCTAGACTATTTTTGGTATAAATGAGCTTTAGCTTCTAAAGCTCTCCAGCCTCTGGCATTTGCAGCCTCTTCTCTTCAGGATTGGAAGAGAACAGTCTGGCAAAATAGACTTCAGCCCTTCAAGTCAGCTTTTTCAGCCTGGCCTCCCAATATTCAGGATTAATGctgaaaaggcatttaaaataaaaatgatgcataAAAACTCCAAGACCCAAACTCTTTGGTGCATGAGTCTACCATTTAACAGATAAAAACAATACAGACAGAATAGAGTCAGAACAACTCACTCATGGTCCAAGGTACTTGGAATATTCTCCCCTTCAAACTGCATTTCCAGAATTTTTTCGAAGTCATCCAGTCGCTGCTCTGTGTTCTCCATGTGTGCTGGCAAATGGCAGTTTATGAAGCAAACTGTATGACCATAGAGGGACATGCGAATGGTGACTCCTCCTTTATTCCCCtggaacacagaaaattaatgttCTCTAAAACCACAGTCAACAACTGCAAACACAACAGTTAATAACATCTAAAAAAACTAAATCTTGCtatttagattttaattaatACAATTTCTTCCGACATAGGTTGTTGTATATCAGCTAATAAACTGGTAAAATATTATGGTCTGTGCTACACGTTTGCATACCAGGTTCAAACAACTGAGTCTCActgcttattcatttttaagtaaGCCATATACCCTCTCTCCCACCACGAAACCATTCAGAGGCACACAGCATCATAAGCACAAGTAACCAAGGCAATCAAATCTCAGTTGTTTCTTTACCCAGTATCCATATAGGCCTGTGCGTGTGTAGTGGGTATGAACATCCCGGATGAAAGGAAGGTGGACGTGCTTCACAAAGATCAGAAGTAGCAGTCCCTGCATGCGAATGGAGGAGAGCTGGAAAAGATACAAAATGGCCGTTTCCAGAGAGCAATTTGGAACTCCTTGGATGTACTTCACAGGAGCTGTTAGGTAAGGAATGCCAGAGCAGAAATCATGCAATCCCTTTGCCAAGCCTGGCATCAGTACTGGGACATCGTACATGCAGACACATTTCAGTGCTGTGAAGCATATGTTCCTACGGTAGACTTATTCATAAACAAATTTTTGATGAATCTCTTAATTAACATTATCTCTTAATTAACATTAGTGTATTATGTTGCAAACTTGAGGTTGACCCCAAAATGTATTTGTCGAAACATTTCTAAAGACCTTTATTCTTCCTCACTAGCCTCATTTCTCTCTGAGCATCCTGTTCATGAAGAACCAAATCCTTCATTTTTCACCTGTTTTATAATACTGCACACCTACAAGTTCTCTGACAGAAGCaaatttttcaaactgaaacatCCTTCAGCACATAACTGATCACTCTAAATCCCATTACAATACCTAACAGGCATGGCAGTTGCTTCTAGGCATCTGCAAAAACAGCAAGCTGTAAATAGGAGTATCTTAGTAGCCtgttattcctttaaaaaacaatgtacTGAACACTTTCAAAGCAAAGATGCTCATATAGCACATTAGATGCTATTTCAGCTTCAAGATACATTTAAGGTATGTTTGGTTcgggctttctttttttgtgaagaCAGTCTAATGAAGACAATTGTCAAAATTTATGAATTTTAACTTTATGTTGTCCCTGGCAAAAGACACAAAACTCAGCGTTTGTTTTAATGataatgatttaatttaaaatgcacattgaAATTGTTCAATTTTGATTTGGATGAACTTAGAGAAAGACTACATAAGAATAAAAACCATTATTAACACTGACTATAGAACTGCAGAAGTATATCAACTGAGCCCAAATTTTACTACAGAATTCCTTCACTCTTTGCCTCTGCATCTACACAGTTAAGTGATTTGAGAATACACGTTACCATGTTCATTGTCCTTGAACCCAATAAAATACTAAACAGTGTATTGAAATGATGAATCACAGTTACTACATAACAACTATTTGTATCCAATGAGAAATTATTCTCCTTTCCAAAATTTTGTTAAATGATATACAGTATCTTTCAGTCCCTTTATAGACCACGTTGAGTAAAGAGAGACCTGGTCCAGGAGCTCAACTCTTCCAGTTTTCCCAAGTTCAGGGTCTATTTGCTACATTTAAATCTGCCCTGTGCTGTTCCCCAGACATTTCTCAAGATCTATACATGACTATGACACCTCTTCGCTCTACAGGTCTTGAGCATCAAAAGACAACGGACCTCTCCTCTGCTGGAACTAGTGTAACTTACACTGATACGTAGTGCCCAATTAAGTAAAAACCTTTGATAGAGGGAATGTAATACCGTTTATTGTGAAAGAACTGACCAATCCCAACCAACCTCACTCTGTGGAAACAGACCCTGTTATTGAGGGGACAGGATGCCCAAGGATGACTAATAGCCCCTTACACCCATCCTCGTCACTGTTCAGCACACAACAGGCGACTGCTCCTCTCTAAATCAACCAACTTCCTAGATGAGTCCTAGCGTGATCTCTCTTAACTGCCTGTTTTGATTTTGACCTGGCCTGCCAGTGACATGAAAGACATGTCAATGACCTAGTTCTCCTCTCATTATTAGAGCTAATCCAGTCCTGCTGAAAACCATTAGGTGGCAGCATGCATTCCTCAGTGTCCCCAAAGTGCTGCATTTATAAATTAGAATTCAAGATCAACCATGCATGCCACTAGGAATTCTATTTAACTGCACACACATCCTGAACGTCAGCCTACAGATGGATTTTGAATCGTCATCAGCAGTGACTTATGCTAGAATGAActatgcttttttccttttttattaattccCAATAggtcctttgttttgtttaattacagTTAAAAGAATTGCATAACTACTGAGTCTGATTAACATGCAGATAATAAACTCAGCAAAATTACCCTGAAACAATGCCCAATTTAGAAAACCAGTAAAACATTCAAAAGGCTTTTAATATCTACTTATTAGGGAAATCCAGGATATCCTCCTACATTACTATTCCCATTACTAAAACAGCCAGTACTTTAGCTGACCTTATGCCCCATGTATTACCAAAAAATCCTGCCACTTAAGCTACCATATGATGTTCTAGGTCTTCAATTGAAATAAAGTCTTCAGAATGATCTGTATACCCTGCTAAAATCCCATTTTACATATATGCAATCTATTTTCACCTGCAAATaagttggggggaaaaaagaagaagaaaccttACCAATCTTAACGAAAATCACTGCCATTGCTTGGGACAGTTATAGTGAAAGCAGGTGCTTAAGCAGACTACCTTAGAAGCATCACAATACACTTCCCCAATACtgcacagagcaaaaaaaatttCTACGAataagagagagacagagataTTGTGGCCACAGGAAATACGCTGTTGAGTGTTACGTTTACATCACATTTAATATTACGTAAACTTCATGACTCTGTTCCTTGAGAATGTATTCTCATTATGACAGGAGTGTTTATTTAATTCATCATATGCTTCTACAGCAATTAAACTGGTCATTGCCAGTGCATCTGAACAACTTCTCGCTGGTTATCAGCTGGGCTTCCATCAAAACTTCCCAACTGTtccaaaatgagaaatgaataaatttaaagTTGAATTTTTACTGCTACAATTAAGCAGATTATTAATAATagagaacatttttaaatgcctttattaataaagcaagaaaacacaaGTGTGTCAGAGAATTATTGCTAACGTTCATGTACATACAGAAATGACTAATACGTGCAAAAAACACCAACTTATCTTTTATGGAGAGGAATgagtttgaggaaaaaatatgcacaAATGGAGCTAGAGATGTTTTCCTTCACTGCTGAAACATTTGTGAAATGTAAACAATTACCTTGATATACCCCAATGGAGACAACAcagtcatgaaaaaaatgctccAGGGATCATCAAATGCCAAGTCAGACAAAAAATTTGTGATTCTTGAGTTCACCTCCTGTAAACTGAACACATCAAGATTACTCTCCCCGTACCACCTGGTTTTGACAGAATTCATATAACCTTATCAGAACACAGATCACAACAGACCTCTCCCAGCATAAAGTCTAAAGTTTCTTActgctgttctgtttctcaATTGTAAGCGGTTTAACCCATCCACAGGTCTACCacagtgagaaaaacaaagttaaaggAGCTTATAAACACCAAGTCAGTTTAAGGCAACTTTAGGATACATTATAACAAATAACATGACTTTCAGGTCTTCAAAAATTTCAATTGAGTTTGGAAAACATGTCGGATTGTGCACAATGaccttgcaattttttttaaaacacactgAAGTCTGGATAACTTTCACATCAAAAGGAATATGCTCTATGTgccaacaaagaaaaacagcagccaaaatacgttttaatttgtgtgtttagaaaaaagttattctctagTGTATcatgaaacaacagaaaggagagaagattCTCTTGCTATAAATCATCTCTGTTCTAAGTCACTAATTCTAGTCTTCACCTTCTGCTAAGTTTAGTATTAAACCACCTCCTGGGTGGCAACTCACACTGTACAGTCTTCCCGAAACCAACAGCAAGCTGCTGAAACTTTGCAGTTTTGCAATAGACTTAAAAAGCAAGTTCTTGAACATATACTTACCCTATAACATACATATCCATAGTTGGGCCCAGTGTGTTGAGCTGAAGTAAACTAGTGACATCAGGAGGTGGAGAAGCTGTGCCCACATTCCAAGTAACTAAGTGCAGTctacaaacagacaaacaaaatcatACAAAACCACTGCTAAAATTTAAAGATGAATAGGTAACCCTACAAGCACCTACTTTCCCCACAGGATTTCtatctacagaaaataaagattttctgtCACTGTTCATCAATCTGAAATCTGTTTATTGGCTAgcattaaaaccaaaccaaaaaaaaaaaaaaaaacaaaaccaaccaagaccaaaacacaaaaccaatcAACTAGAGGGAGCAAAACCTGAATTCTTGCCccttctccttcagctttttccCCCAGATAAGGAAAGCTTCATCTAGAGTGCGAGACACTTCTTCATGAATTTCATCATCTGAGCTGATATCCTCTACACAAGCCATAAGTTGGGCCACACGTTGACGGAGCTGCAAGCGGCTGCTGGACCCTGTGCTGCTGAAACTCGCGGACCGGCTGCGGAGGTTGTGCAGACTTTCTAAATCATGTAGGGAGAGGGCTGCTGAATCTTCAAATGCATCTTCACTACCGAAGGATGCCATTtgctcaaaagaaaagaataactaTGCTCTGAAGAACTATCCCATTAAAATCCTGAgtacaaaagaaacagatggcTAAGGGTCTTCCAGATCAAGTTTTCACTCATGTGAAATTCAGCATTGCTTCAAATGTGGAAGGACAAAAGTAGATGCggcaatgctgaaaaaaaaacctgtagcATTACCACCATGCTCAATAGCTTGTTACAAAAGCTGCAACCACATCCTACCTCACACACTGAATTGTTTCTTCCTAATAGATTTAATGTGGCTAATTCTGTAAGCTCACGATTTAAAAGAAGTTATTGTTGGTTTGAATCAATCATGTGCCTCTATCTGCAGGTTAGTGGAAATGTAATCTCCAGCTTCCAAGCGTACAAGTACATAGTTTTGaccaaaagcaagcaaacctGCTGTCCCCTTAAGCACTATCAGAAACATATGCCATAGGACTTgtctatttatatatacatttttttttaagatggtgATTTCAACATCAGAGCTTCTAAAAATGGATTTGCTTTACCAGTCTTGTTACATGTCAGCCTTAAAAAACACTAAGCTGTTAATTTTCCATTCATCTTATTGAACCCTGCAAACACTGCTGGATAGCTAAATAATGAAACTTACCACTATACCCCTTATGGCAATATTTTTATGCCCCAATCAACTGCCTAATCAAGGTGACACACGATATATGTGGAAGAGATGGAAAGTGACCTTGCATCCCACACAAACTCAGTGATCCACAGAAGTCTGCATGCTGCAGATCTCACTCTGCCATCAAAGAGATATACCACCTGGGAACTCCCCCAGTAGATATCTCCAGACAATtatctgagaaaacaaaactgaattaataTTGGAGTTATCAATTGTTATTGATAGAAATTAAGTTCCTCAAAGTGCCCAGTTTCCACACTACTGAAAACATGAGTAAAGGCTGCAGTGCTAGAACTtacaccaaaggaaaaaaatatttgtacaaaTTACAAGAACATCCTtgaatgaaaattcagtttcacTGCAGGTCACAACTACATCTGCAACAAAAACTTAATAGTGAGGAATGCAAATGCACCTGCAAACAACCTTTAGCATTACACAACCCTAAAGCCCTACAGATGCTCCCCACTACCTCACAAGACCCCAGAGGCACTTCCCCCAGTGAGGAGGGAAGGCTGCAGCGACCCCAGTTTTCACCTGATACCACAAACAAATCCTTCACCAAAGGAACAGTACAGTACTGCCCAAACTATTACGGAGACTTTCAATAGTTATAGACTTTGGTGCCAAGCATGCCTTCTGCAAACACACCCTTCAAAATGAGCAAACTATTGAGGGCATTTGGTGTCACTGATCCCTGCAACCATCAAAGAGCAGAGaattctttatatttatactACGATAATGTGGCTTTAAGATCTGTGagtaaatgtttctgtttggttgttgtgttttttttttttaactatttttcctgttataGACAGCTATTCAAATCCCTTTTACGTAGAATATTTATTCAACCAAATGTGTGCCGTCACCAGTTGTGCCACCACAACTTATCTTCAAAGAAGTCGCAACATAAAAAACAACGTTAAGAGCAGAAGCTAAAGATCTATTCGAGCTCTTCCCTCCTTACAAGTTGAGAATTTAAGACACCTGACATGTTACCAGCAAGCGCAGTGGGTTTTTGCCCTCATTAAACGCTAAGTAGGTCTCCTAAAAATCCCCAGGACCCAAACAATACCCACTGAGGCGCCCCGGGCACCACGGCTTTCAGCCCAGAGAATCAGCTTTTCCTCCCTATTTCATGTGACCACGTAACCTCGCCAAGCAGCCTAACACCCCCGTTAATGAGCAGAACCGCAGGTTTCGCTAATTCTGAGGTAATTCCGCAAAGCCTCCCCTCTTTTCTCTCCAACCCCCCGAGAAGCCGCGCTCGGTCCCGCGCCCCCCCCTCACCTCAGTCCCCTCAGCGCCGGCCCCGCGGGCTCCATCCCCGCCGCCACGGCTCCAGTCAGGGACGCGCAGCAGAAGGGGCACAGGGAAACCCCCGGCCTcgccctctccctccctcctgctgcttccctcccaccctcctcctctctcccctcagCCGCCGGGCGGCCGTTGCCGCGCCCATCGGGCCCCGTGACGGGGGGGGAGTACGGGGAAGGGGCCGCGGCGACGCCGCCAGGCGGCCGGGAGGACtgcggcagcggggccggccTCTGTGCGAGGCCCGAGGTCGCGCTGCAGCCCCGCGGTGCGCCCACCTgagccaccaccacccccaccaGGACCACCGCCATGCACCCTGTCCCGAACAAAGGAGGCCGGGGCGTGAAGCTCTGTCTAGTATTTTATTAGATTTCGTTTCCAATATGCCTGTATTGGAAGAATTAGGAGACAAAAAAGGCACAAACTCACATTGAAAGAAACGACGAGATAATCTAACCCATTCTACGGAGTATGTcgccaaaggaaaaaaagagcacgATGAACCGATCAGAACGTGGCGGGGAGGCCCAGCGGGGATGAACCTAGAGGGGTGcagcgtgggggggggggggcgataGGGTCCTGTCCCCAAGCACCCAAACCACGTGCCGTGGATCGGGGAGCGGGTCAGGGCCCAACCGGCACCTTGGGACAGACAAAGAGCCCCCTGATAATCCCTGGGGGACGCAGCAGGGTGTGGGGTTCTTGCCAAAGCCAATGAAAGATACAACAACGGTAATGCTGCATGATCTTTGCTATGCTCACTAGCAGGAACCAAACATTGAGACTGAAAAGTCTTCATAGGGTTTGTCTATCCCGAGGCTGAGGGATGCTTTCACTTTGGGTTAAattagaaggaaagaaggacaAGGAGGGTTGGGTGCGGGAGTACTCAGGATGGAGTTCCTGCATAgttttttttgccagtttttccACTAATCAGGAAAGCTTTGTGTAAAAGCTCTTTCTCTGAAATCAGAGGATCAAAAAAGGATTGCATGGTGGAATGTTACAATCTGCTTCCACAGCGATTAGTGTCATCAGATAGAAAGCCTCTTGGGTAACACAAATTTAAAGAACAAGTGTGCTGTGTATTCTCAGGTTGTCCTCAAGTGTAAGAATCCCTCAACACGTAATCAACAAACATGAACAGAAGTCAGTGCATAAATTCTTagttaaaaatgctttaaactgAAGGAACTATTAAGTGGGGCCTATGCTCCTATAATACTTCTTGAACAGCTATAGAAGATGCCATAAAACATCCTGGTCCCGAATATCCTTGCAGATTAAAATTTAGTATCTTCACCTATTTTAcattacatttgttttacttctgtttggTGAGATTGCTAAAAATCCCTcatccctccccaccccgcAAAACCGTCTGaggtcactgagaagagcctgccAGAGTTACTGGTACAATTCAGAGCTTATTGCACTTAGACATGAGTAAGGCAAaataacaaaccaaaaataaaggGATAAACTGCCCCCTCCCCAGAAACCAAAAGCCATCCTCTCCCTCCAGAACACGTGTCGTCTTGTCTCACACTGAAAACAGTTCAGACCCCAGCACATACTTGTTCAGCACGGCACAGGGGCATTTCAGGATCTCCTGCTTGCAGGAATGTGAAGGGCTGAAGGAGTTGGATGTACTACAGAATGCCAAAAAGACTCCTCAAAAGCAGCAATACGCCCCTGTCTGTGTTTGGCATTCAGTATTTCATGTTAGTGCCACCAAATACAGAAGTGGAAGATAAAGCGATTACTATcgggaaaataaataaataaaatcaagtattGGGCCTTACACATAAGCAaagaaattcatgttttctcatatgtatttaataaagcagcatttctttGATTCTGTTCTGGTTATTTGATTGTCTAAAGCTGATATCAACATATGGATAGTTACAGTAAGTACTTGAGTTCATTGAATACTCAGAGCTCTTCTTAACTTTTAACGGTATCCTTTGCAATTTATAATAACCAAAAGATAACCTAGAAAAAACACAGGTCTCTAATGAGTTGCTTTTCTACAGCATGAAGGGAGATATTTTAGTCTGTCTTGCAATGGGAAGAGTATTATTGCTGAGCAGAACCACCGACCCAGGCACCTGAATGTAATCAGATACCAAGACTTTACTTGTACACCAGCTTTTTGCTACATTCCAATTTGTCCAGGGAGAATGACATTATTATTAGTCAAAAGAATTTTAGTTTTGTAAGTTACAAGAAATCTTAGTAAATAAAGAACCAGGAAGTTGCAACATATGTCAAGCAacttttcagaatgattttgtAAGACTGACACACACAGCTGAAGGACGACATAGCTACATGGGCCAAAGAGACCACGTACCACTAAATTGAAATTCAACAGTTACGTGCTGAAGGCCCTAGCATGGGGATGCCGCGTGCAGCTTCTGATCAGTCTTTAATTCTTGTGTGCTAAGACAGAACAAAGTAATGCCGTGCAGAAGCCACGTATCATGATATATTCATCGCAGACCAAGAACTCTATCTGGCTACTCCTGATTATGTATTCAGATTACATGCCATTAAATTTGTTACCCTGGGAGCAAGGGTCAGAGCATATAGTTTTATGGAACAGTTTTGCACTCTAAAATGCTGACAGTTTCCCTCTTCAAATAGACATTCAAAGAATGGTGAAGGGCTGAGCAGGAACAAAGGTGGCAGTTTATCCCAgttggaaaataataataataaaaaaaataatctaagtCACCACATCACAAGACTATTTTAGCTAAAAATGTCACTTGGAAATCAAACAGGGCCACATGGAAATTGGTCtgaacacaatgaaaaaaaggagggaggagTCGTAAATACAGCGATCTCTAAGTCACACGTCTCCAAGGAGCTACCTCCTTCATATACGTGCTAACATTGGAGTGCTTAGTACCAGACGGTCTATTTGCTCACAATATTAAAGGGCATCTAGAATTAGCTATGGGAGATTTAAAATCGCCTGCCGATTGGATATAGAAAGGCTTGATCCAGAGATGGTCCGTCAGTCAAGAGTGTGGATTCCCCAGGCCTTCCTGATTGACTGTCTTGCAAACTGAAGTAAAGagacaacaggaaaacattttagaacCACTATGAAGTGAAGTGTCCCACAAGAAGCGTCAGACTGAACCTTCATAAAGCAAATGTGAGACACTGTCACCAGTTCAGACAATGGCAATAAACCACTGCATCATATTTCAGCACCAATTCAGAGTAGAATTTCCAACACAGCCTGAAACTGGCAAACATTTCAACTTGAGTAATCTAACAAGTCCAGAGGCTAAAGTACAGTTGAGTAGACCACCAAATCCCTTCTCTAAGAACTAGAATAAATGtgaaagaggaggaaacaaaaatggttAAAGTTAcattaaaagattaaaacataCCTAGTGGATTTCAGAAGGATGGCATACATACATCTCCTTGTGCTCCCCACTTACCACCAAACAACCAGCAGGTAACAGAGCACAAGCAGAGGCTAACAGTCCCACTCTGGTAAAGACTGTGGTTCTTCCCCACCCTGCTCTTTCCAAGGATAGCTAGGATGGCATTTTACTGTTCTAGAAATGCAGCCAGTAACTTGGGCTTCTCTTCTCTACATAAAAGGGCaatcccttcctcctcctccctttcttccctaATACTTCTGTTCCTCAACAGAATAAGACTCAACGCTCTAAGCACTGCTTATGTGTTATCATCCACaatgaaatacttgaaaaacaagtcaaaaaattaaaaatggtcaTTGCTGCTTCTTCCCTTGCAACGTGCAAGCGTTGCTCCAGGCCCTGGCCCGTTAGTAAATACCATTAGCAAACAATGCCAGAAATACATTCcaaatgtatttgcaatttCTGAATGTATTCCAAGTATTTGCAGGCCCAACTTATCCTTCCTGGATTGACAAAAGTTTCTCTGCAGGTCATGGAAAGTACACatgcattacagaaaaaataacatcagtaaATCTACAAAATGTTGTAACACTTATTTCATATGCTCATCACTCAAACACTGATTTAGAataattctgaaacaaaagagtAAATTCACTTGTCAACCTGTCAAGGAAACAGGTTTATTATCAAAATAATCAATCTCACATAT
This window contains:
- the INPP5K gene encoding inositol polyphosphate 5-phosphatase K isoform X2; translated protein: MASFGSEDAFEDSAALSLHDLESLHNLRSRSASFSSTGSSSRLQLRQRVAQLMACVEDISSDDEIHEEVSRTLDEAFLIWGKKLKEKGQEFRLHLVTWNVGTASPPPDVTSLLQLNTLGPTMDMYVIGLQEVNSRITNFLSDLAFDDPWSIFFMTVLSPLGYIKLSSIRMQGLLLLIFVKHVHLPFIRDVHTHYTRTGLYGYWGNKGGVTIRMSLYGHTVCFINCHLPAHMENTEQRLDDFEKILEMQFEGENIPSTLDHDILFWFGDLNFRIADYGIHFVRESINNKRYNLLWEKDQLNMAKKKEAFLQEFIEGPLQFKPTYKFDLYSDVYDTSEKKRKPAWTDRILWRVKNLCQHASKEGEFSEEEQTISVTLNNYISHMSYGISDHKPVTGTFGLELKPLLTDPLITLNPEGEWSAEHDVLVRYSAVPEFPSSAWDWIGLFKVAFRHVNDYVTYAWVEDDEISSNKDSKQIYMSAAEIPDTGGEFLLCYYSNNLRAIVGISQPFQIQPNRTLIEKDLAQEENSWMQTPDNLESHNEF
- the INPP5K gene encoding inositol polyphosphate 5-phosphatase K isoform X1, translating into MASFGSEDAFEDSAALSLHDLESLHNLRSRSASFSSTGSSSRLQLRQRVAQLMACVEDISSDDEIHEEVSRTLDEAFLIWGKKLKEKGQEFRLHLVTWNVGTASPPPDVTSLLQLNTLGPTMDMYVIGLQEVNSRITNFLSDLAFDDPWSIFFMTVLSPLGYIKLSSIRMQGLLLLIFVKHVHLPFIRDVHTHYTRTGLYGYWGNKGGVTIRMSLYGHTVCFINCHLPAHMENTEQRLDDFEKILEMQFEGENIPSTLDHDILFWFGDLNFRIADYGIHFVRESINNKRYNLLWEKDQLNMAKKKEAFLQEFIEGPLQFKPTYKFDLYSDVYDTREQKSLFWFNEKKRKPAWTDRILWRVKNLCQHASKEGEFSEEEQTISVTLNNYISHMSYGISDHKPVTGTFGLELKPLLTDPLITLNPEGEWSAEHDVLVRYSAVPEFPSSAWDWIGLFKVAFRHVNDYVTYAWVEDDEISSNKDSKQIYMSAAEIPDTGGEFLLCYYSNNLRAIVGISQPFQIQPNRTLIEKDLAQEENSWMQTPDNLESHNEF